A window from Neochlamydia sp. AcF84 encodes these proteins:
- the glmS gene encoding glutamine--fructose-6-phosphate transaminase (isomerizing), protein MCGIFAYIGFRNSLEIALEGLKKIEYRGYDSAGVAGIKEGRIASCKELGKISALEKELQACNFCLADAAIAQTRWATHGVPSKINAHPHFDTSHSLAVVHNGIIENHESLKQDLIKKGARFVSETDTEVVAHLIGSFYQGDFLQAVQQASHLLKGAFALAIIHKDHPHQIIAIAQECPLVMGIGNNEVFISSDSNAFLNFTQDVVYLTNSEIAVVSHKEVRIYNSAGDEVEKKIERLPVTASDAHKGHFEHYTLKEINEQPQAIFNALEGRFSEEYGTAVFAELELDLTELLAAQRILILGCGTSWNAGYAASYMIEEKARIPVEVEISSEFRYKNPIILPHTLVIAISQSGETADTIAAVREIKAKGGKVIALCNVAGSTLAREADATLFLKCGPEIGVCSTKAFTSQLVVLALLTLRMARMRHLGKNEGQEFLKALRVLPEQIQLVLDNAYYIENVAKKYAQYENFFFLGRRYMYPTALEGALKLKEISYINANGYPAGEIKHGPIALINSHCPTVALCPNKTTYGKLLSNLMEVKARKGPIIAIAEEGEDSLKGVADDIIRIPPTMDELASIPVTVVNQLLAYYIARERGTDIDQPRNLAKSVTVE, encoded by the coding sequence ATGTGCGGAATATTTGCTTATATAGGTTTTAGAAACTCGCTTGAAATAGCTTTAGAGGGACTAAAGAAAATTGAATACCGTGGCTATGACTCCGCGGGCGTTGCGGGTATCAAAGAGGGACGGATTGCATCTTGCAAAGAACTAGGCAAAATATCGGCTCTGGAGAAAGAGCTGCAAGCTTGTAATTTTTGTTTAGCAGACGCTGCGATTGCGCAAACACGTTGGGCTACCCATGGAGTGCCTAGCAAGATTAATGCTCATCCCCATTTTGATACGTCACATTCCTTGGCTGTTGTGCATAATGGAATTATTGAAAATCATGAGAGCTTAAAGCAAGATTTGATTAAAAAAGGGGCTCGCTTTGTTTCTGAGACAGATACCGAAGTGGTTGCTCATCTAATTGGTAGCTTTTACCAAGGGGATTTTCTACAGGCTGTTCAGCAAGCCTCACATTTGCTAAAAGGAGCTTTTGCTCTTGCAATTATTCATAAAGATCATCCCCATCAAATCATTGCTATCGCTCAAGAATGTCCTCTAGTGATGGGTATAGGTAACAATGAAGTTTTTATTTCTTCAGACTCTAATGCTTTTTTAAATTTTACTCAGGATGTGGTTTATCTAACTAACTCTGAAATCGCGGTGGTTAGCCATAAAGAGGTAAGGATATACAATTCTGCAGGAGATGAGGTTGAAAAAAAGATTGAACGCTTGCCTGTAACAGCTAGTGATGCTCATAAAGGCCATTTTGAACATTATACTCTTAAGGAAATTAACGAGCAGCCTCAGGCCATCTTCAACGCCCTGGAAGGACGTTTTTCCGAGGAATATGGCACAGCAGTTTTTGCGGAGTTAGAGCTGGATCTGACAGAACTTTTAGCCGCCCAGCGCATTTTAATTTTAGGCTGTGGCACCTCATGGAATGCTGGTTATGCGGCTTCTTACATGATCGAGGAAAAAGCACGTATCCCTGTTGAAGTGGAAATTTCGTCTGAATTTCGTTATAAAAATCCTATAATTCTTCCCCATACTTTAGTAATTGCCATCAGCCAATCTGGAGAAACAGCAGATACTATAGCAGCCGTCAGAGAGATTAAAGCTAAAGGTGGAAAAGTAATCGCACTCTGTAATGTCGCAGGTTCCACATTGGCAAGAGAGGCAGATGCAACTCTTTTTTTAAAGTGCGGTCCTGAAATTGGTGTGTGTTCCACTAAAGCCTTCACAAGTCAATTAGTTGTACTTGCTTTATTGACCTTAAGGATGGCTAGGATGCGGCATCTAGGAAAAAATGAGGGGCAAGAATTTTTAAAAGCTTTACGGGTTTTACCCGAGCAAATTCAGTTAGTATTGGATAATGCTTATTATATAGAAAACGTCGCTAAAAAATATGCTCAGTATGAAAATTTTTTCTTTCTGGGGCGGCGCTATATGTATCCTACAGCTTTAGAAGGAGCTCTTAAGCTGAAAGAAATTTCCTACATTAATGCCAACGGTTATCCAGCAGGAGAAATAAAGCACGGACCTATTGCTTTAATTAATAGCCATTGTCCTACCGTAGCTCTTTGTCCTAATAAAACTACCTACGGTAAGCTATTGAGCAATTTGATGGAAGTAAAGGCGCGTAAAGGCCCTATCATAGCTATTGCTGAAGAAGGGGAAGATAGCTTGAAAGGAGTAGCGGATGATATTATACGCATACCCCCTACGATGGATGAACTAGCGAGCATTCCGGTTACTGTAGTTAATCAATTACTAGCTTATTATATTGCACGAGAAAGAGGGACAGATATTGATCAGCCCCGTAATCTAGCTAAATCGGTTACTGTTGAATAA
- a CDS encoding prolyl oligopeptidase family serine peptidase produces the protein MKRQEVIASPTSLPIYMQGEPLAAGPLPAFFYFALSAKESLYQEPYNQPVLFLEKFPIRCYSFTLPFHGEGYDPNQALALWTQQLVTHSHSFPHFLQSCIKNIDYLIQQGFVDEEKIAVGGLSRGGFVATHLAAREPRLKYVLGFAPMTKISSLEKINSLEKRWDLHSLIDQLVNKQFRFYIGNRDNRVGTYACFDFIHQLAEAAYQQGHRSPAIELIISSSIGYKGHGTLPATFKEGAKWIKNKLI, from the coding sequence ATGAAGCGCCAAGAGGTTATAGCTTCTCCTACGAGTTTGCCCATTTATATGCAAGGAGAACCTCTTGCTGCCGGTCCTTTACCCGCTTTCTTTTATTTTGCTCTTTCAGCGAAAGAGAGTCTTTATCAAGAGCCTTACAATCAGCCTGTACTTTTTCTAGAAAAATTTCCTATACGCTGTTATTCGTTTACGCTTCCTTTTCATGGGGAAGGATATGATCCTAATCAGGCGCTAGCCCTATGGACACAGCAATTGGTCACTCATTCGCATTCTTTTCCTCATTTCCTCCAAAGCTGTATAAAAAATATAGATTATCTTATTCAACAAGGTTTTGTAGATGAAGAGAAGATAGCTGTAGGGGGGCTCTCGCGTGGAGGGTTTGTAGCCACCCATTTAGCTGCCCGGGAACCGCGCCTCAAATATGTCCTAGGTTTTGCTCCTATGACTAAAATTTCATCTTTAGAAAAAATAAACAGCCTAGAAAAAAGGTGGGATTTACATAGCCTTATCGATCAGCTAGTCAATAAACAATTTCGCTTTTATATTGGCAATCGCGACAACAGAGTTGGCACCTATGCCTGCTTTGATTTTATCCACCAGCTGGCCGAGGCCGCTTACCAGCAAGGACACCGCTCTCCTGCTATAGAACTAATCATTTCCTCTTCTATAGGTTACAAAGGCCACGGAACCTTACCTGCTACCTTTAAAGAGGGAGCTAAGTGGATTAAAAACAAATTAATTTAG
- the pcnB gene encoding polynucleotide adenylyltransferase PcnB, translating to MQAKIFHATDHEIEHHLIDKDALYVINRLKEAGFKAYLVGGGVRDLLIKKTPKDFDISTSAKPEQIKQLFGRSCLLIGRRFRLAHVRFGPKILEVATFRSGENDSDLIIQDNVWGTPEEDVLRRDFTINGLFYDPSNHSVIDYVGGWEDIHKRVLRTIGEPSTRFKQDPVRMIRLLKFQARYNFTVVPEVQTALLACKKELIKSSPARILEEIFRMLESGYSSPFFHLMTQAGLLELIFPCLAHFIQSHQGNEIYRYLTTADQINLYSKKTLDRSLLTSNILFPILEQEIKTHYLDKGRHPHMGEIMMLTSSLIKGFVTSSFSHFPRRHSAVMNFILSTQYRLTPFSGKRHLRTKLVHNKEFEASLIFLKIRASIQPHLQEAYIYWRDQYKNASRPPQVNRYSHPPKKRRYERPPRTQKKDIKAWENEE from the coding sequence TTGCAAGCTAAAATTTTTCATGCGACAGATCATGAGATCGAGCATCACTTGATTGATAAAGATGCCCTTTATGTAATCAACCGATTGAAAGAAGCTGGCTTTAAAGCTTATTTAGTAGGTGGGGGTGTCCGTGACCTTCTTATCAAGAAAACCCCTAAAGATTTCGATATCTCTACCTCGGCCAAGCCCGAGCAAATTAAACAGCTTTTCGGCAGAAGCTGCCTTTTGATTGGCCGCCGTTTTCGATTGGCGCATGTACGGTTTGGACCTAAAATCTTAGAGGTAGCCACTTTTCGTTCAGGAGAAAATGATAGTGATCTAATCATTCAAGATAACGTATGGGGCACCCCCGAAGAAGATGTCTTACGCCGCGATTTTACTATTAACGGCTTGTTTTATGATCCTAGTAATCATAGCGTGATTGATTATGTGGGTGGATGGGAAGATATTCATAAAAGAGTTTTAAGGACGATTGGAGAGCCTTCTACCCGTTTCAAGCAGGACCCTGTGCGCATGATCCGCTTATTGAAATTTCAAGCTCGCTACAACTTTACCGTCGTTCCCGAAGTACAAACTGCTCTACTTGCATGCAAAAAGGAGTTAATTAAAAGCTCACCTGCCAGGATTTTGGAAGAGATCTTTCGCATGCTAGAATCAGGTTACTCCTCGCCCTTCTTTCACCTGATGACCCAAGCTGGCCTATTAGAACTTATTTTTCCCTGCCTAGCTCATTTTATTCAAAGTCATCAAGGAAACGAGATTTACCGCTATTTGACAACTGCTGACCAAATCAATCTTTACAGCAAAAAGACTCTAGATCGCTCTCTTTTAACCAGCAATATACTTTTCCCCATCTTAGAACAAGAAATTAAAACCCACTATCTTGACAAAGGGCGTCACCCTCATATGGGCGAGATCATGATGCTTACATCCTCTCTCATTAAGGGATTTGTTACTTCCTCGTTTTCTCATTTTCCTCGCCGTCATAGCGCCGTAATGAATTTTATCCTATCCACGCAATACCGTCTCACACCTTTTTCTGGCAAGCGACATTTACGCACAAAACTAGTTCACAATAAAGAATTTGAAGCTTCACTTATTTTTCTAAAAATTCGTGCTAGCATACAACCCCACCTACAAGAGGCGTATATATACTGGCGAGACCAATACAAAAATGCAAGCCGCCCTCCGCAGGTTAATCGTTATTCACATCCCCCAAAAAAGAGGCGATACGAGCGCCCTCCTCGAACGCAAAAAAAAGATATCAAAGCTTGGGAAAATGAGGAATAG
- the glmM gene encoding phosphoglucosamine mutase, whose translation MTKKRTKVFGTDGVRGRANYTPMTVEIALALGRAAGKIFRRHNGKHRVVIGKDTRLSCYMFENALIAGLCSMGVDTLMVGPLPTPGVAFITRAYRADAGIVISASHNSYYDNGIKFFSSEGFKLPDAWEAEMEELITTNSFEDSLPLEFDIGKNSKINDADGRYIEFVKATFPRRSSLKNLKIALDCANGAGYKVAPLVFRELDAQVFVYGNSPNGLNINDGCGSLHPETVQKAVIDHRADVGIALDGDADRVIMVDENAQIVDGDTILAICARDLKKQGLLKNNKVIATVMSNFGFIKAMKAEQIEVVCSQVGDRYVLQDMLKHEANLGGEQSGHMIFLDHNTTGDGLVCALQVLRIMIETDSKLSDLALIVQRYPQSCINVSIQSKPPLNDLKNVQETIANVEKMLGDAGRVLVRYSGTENICRVMVEGPKLKQVQQMALTISNSIKDEIGFS comes from the coding sequence ATGACAAAGAAAAGGACGAAAGTCTTTGGAACAGACGGGGTGCGGGGACGTGCAAATTATACTCCTATGACAGTAGAGATTGCCTTAGCTTTGGGCCGAGCAGCAGGCAAGATTTTTCGACGTCACAATGGTAAACATAGGGTAGTTATTGGCAAAGATACGCGTCTATCTTGCTACATGTTTGAAAATGCTTTAATAGCTGGTTTGTGCTCCATGGGAGTAGATACCTTGATGGTAGGGCCTCTCCCTACTCCAGGGGTAGCTTTTATTACAAGAGCTTACCGTGCAGATGCTGGCATTGTTATTTCAGCTTCTCATAATTCTTATTATGACAATGGAATTAAGTTTTTCTCTTCCGAAGGCTTTAAATTACCTGATGCTTGGGAAGCTGAAATGGAAGAATTGATTACTACGAATAGTTTTGAAGATAGCCTCCCTCTTGAGTTTGATATAGGAAAAAATAGCAAAATTAACGATGCAGATGGACGGTATATAGAATTTGTAAAAGCCACCTTTCCTCGTCGCTCATCTCTTAAAAATTTAAAAATTGCTTTAGATTGTGCGAATGGTGCAGGTTATAAAGTGGCACCTTTAGTATTTAGAGAGCTTGATGCCCAGGTATTTGTGTATGGTAATAGCCCGAATGGTCTAAATATTAATGATGGTTGTGGCTCTTTACATCCTGAAACTGTGCAAAAAGCTGTGATCGATCATCGGGCAGATGTAGGCATAGCCTTAGACGGGGATGCAGATCGCGTGATTATGGTGGATGAGAATGCGCAGATTGTAGATGGAGATACTATATTAGCAATTTGTGCACGGGACTTAAAAAAACAAGGGCTTCTCAAGAATAACAAAGTGATAGCGACTGTGATGTCAAATTTTGGCTTTATCAAGGCTATGAAAGCTGAACAAATAGAAGTAGTTTGCTCGCAGGTAGGAGATCGTTATGTCCTTCAAGATATGTTGAAGCATGAGGCTAATCTAGGTGGGGAGCAAAGTGGGCATATGATCTTCTTAGACCATAATACGACTGGTGATGGACTAGTTTGTGCCCTACAAGTTTTGCGTATCATGATAGAGACCGATTCTAAGCTGTCGGATTTAGCTTTAATTGTGCAACGTTATCCTCAATCTTGCATTAATGTAAGTATTCAGTCCAAACCTCCTTTAAATGATCTTAAAAATGTGCAAGAAACTATCGCTAATGTGGAAAAAATGCTGGGTGATGCAGGTCGCGTATTAGTACGCTATTCAGGCACAGAAAATATTTGCCGAGTAATGGTAGAAGGTCCTAAGTTAAAACAAGTGCAGCAAATGGCGCTTACGATCAGCAACAGCATTAAAGATGAAATAGGATTTTCTTAG
- a CDS encoding glycosyltransferase, with amino-acid sequence MTIQYSVVIPLKNEEDNIVELIEELEPIMLDLEKPWELICVDDGSTDQTLALLTHLLHKKNYLKVLVFKENYGQSSAFAAGFKAAKGEFVITLDGDRQNDPADIPKLVEAINNCDLVCGVRINRKDPLSKKLISLVANLIRRSICEDGISDTGCSLKIYRTSALHKIKMYNGMHRFLPALFKIEGLVVQEVAVNHRERIKGKTKYNFFNRSFNTIADLAAVRWMKKRQLKYQINKELP; translated from the coding sequence ATGACCATTCAATACTCAGTCGTTATCCCTCTTAAAAATGAGGAGGACAATATTGTTGAGCTCATTGAAGAGCTTGAGCCCATCATGCTCGATTTAGAAAAACCTTGGGAGCTTATTTGTGTAGATGATGGCTCTACAGATCAAACACTTGCTCTTTTAACTCACTTATTGCATAAAAAAAATTATCTAAAGGTGCTAGTTTTTAAGGAAAACTATGGACAATCTAGCGCCTTTGCTGCAGGTTTTAAAGCTGCCAAAGGAGAATTCGTAATCACCTTAGATGGAGATCGGCAAAATGATCCTGCAGATATTCCTAAACTGGTGGAAGCGATCAACAATTGTGACTTGGTATGTGGAGTACGTATCAATCGTAAAGATCCTTTATCAAAAAAGCTTATCTCCCTAGTAGCTAACTTGATTCGGCGTTCAATTTGCGAGGATGGCATAAGCGATACAGGTTGTTCTTTGAAGATCTATCGCACCTCTGCTTTGCATAAAATCAAAATGTACAATGGCATGCACCGTTTTCTTCCCGCCCTTTTTAAAATTGAAGGATTGGTAGTACAAGAAGTTGCTGTTAACCATCGCGAGCGTATAAAAGGCAAAACCAAATATAATTTTTTTAATCGATCTTTTAATACGATTGCAGATCTTGCGGCTGTACGCTGGATGAAAAAACGTCAGCTAAAATATCAGATTAATAAAGAATTACCATGA